A single window of Pelagicoccus enzymogenes DNA harbors:
- a CDS encoding SCO family protein: MNAFQLFGNLRKWGLAWLALGCLGSVMGAGSERVFEVRGIVRGPVSEGTLLVEHQDIPGFMPAMTMPFYLGEGEPKVSLALGDEVRFQFVVGEGSSRAERFEVLDAARRSGKSEAIGKTSGSWSREGTLLPAFELLDESGRSVRESEFEGRYTVVTFIFTRCPVPEFCPLLSSKFARLQGLILHDPEFQKLDTEVTLLSVSLDPEWDRPNVLADYGRRVGANPDIWRFATGESSEVARLATFAGLSYSGEGTAISHDLRTLLVGPEGRLLEVWPGNRWKPEMVLEAIQARKASE, from the coding sequence ATGAACGCCTTTCAGCTGTTTGGAAATCTGAGGAAATGGGGGCTGGCCTGGCTCGCCCTAGGATGTTTGGGGTCCGTTATGGGGGCGGGCAGCGAGCGCGTCTTCGAGGTGCGAGGGATTGTAAGAGGCCCGGTATCTGAAGGAACCTTACTGGTGGAGCATCAAGACATTCCCGGCTTCATGCCAGCGATGACGATGCCTTTCTACTTGGGAGAAGGAGAACCGAAGGTAAGCCTAGCCTTGGGCGACGAGGTTCGTTTCCAGTTTGTAGTGGGAGAGGGAAGTTCTCGGGCGGAACGATTCGAGGTATTGGACGCGGCTAGGCGAAGTGGGAAAAGCGAAGCGATTGGGAAGACGTCTGGCTCTTGGTCTCGAGAAGGAACTCTGCTGCCTGCCTTTGAATTGCTGGACGAAAGTGGTCGTTCCGTTCGGGAATCCGAATTTGAGGGGCGCTACACGGTAGTGACTTTTATATTCACCCGTTGCCCGGTTCCGGAGTTTTGCCCCTTGTTGTCGAGCAAGTTCGCGCGGCTGCAGGGCTTGATCTTGCACGATCCAGAGTTCCAAAAACTGGATACGGAGGTAACGCTATTGAGCGTGAGTTTGGATCCGGAGTGGGACCGGCCTAATGTCTTGGCTGACTACGGGCGGCGAGTGGGGGCGAATCCCGACATTTGGCGTTTCGCGACAGGGGAGTCGAGTGAGGTGGCTCGGCTGGCGACTTTCGCTGGCTTGAGCTATTCAGGCGAGGGGACTGCGATCAGTCACGACTTGAGGACCCTGCTGGTTGGACCAGAGGGACGCTTGCTAGAGGTTTGGCCCGGAAACCGCTGGAAGCCAGAAATGGTGCTGGAGGCGATCCAAGCGCGCAAGGCAAGCGAGTAA
- the azu gene encoding azurin gives MKRITITSLVASFALFLGACGNDASNQDAAPPPSDDGVRTIAITANDSMQFSVTSIEAAPGEEIRIQLSNIGRMPKQSMAHNWVLLQPMDNAAINAFGMKSSSHAPEYIPAEASEVIAHTKMLGAGESDSLTFKVPSAPGSYPFICSFPGHYAIMKGTLTVK, from the coding sequence ATGAAACGCATCACGATCACTTCCCTTGTCGCATCATTCGCCCTTTTCCTCGGAGCCTGCGGCAACGACGCCAGCAATCAAGACGCCGCTCCGCCGCCGAGCGACGACGGCGTGCGCACCATCGCCATCACCGCAAACGACTCCATGCAATTCAGCGTCACTTCCATCGAAGCGGCTCCCGGCGAAGAAATCCGTATCCAGCTTTCCAATATCGGCCGCATGCCCAAGCAAAGCATGGCCCACAACTGGGTTCTCCTTCAACCGATGGACAACGCCGCCATCAACGCCTTCGGCATGAAATCCTCCAGCCACGCCCCCGAGTACATCCCAGCCGAAGCCAGCGAGGTCATCGCGCACACCAAGATGCTCGGAGCTGGCGAGTCCGACAGCCTCACCTTCAAGGTCCCAAGCGCTCCCGGCTCCTACCCTTTCATCTGCTCCTTTCCGGGTCACTACGCCATCATGAAGGGCACGCTCACCGTCAAATAG
- a CDS encoding nitronate monooxygenase gives MHQATFLPSIIQGGMGVGVSNWSLARAVSQAGQLGVVSGTALPTVLARRLQLGDPGGLMREALSAFPIPEIAHKVIERYFNPQGKHLGDSFRSNPLPNLAHRIASDLTIAANFVEVHLAKRGHDGLVGLNLLEKIQIPTLPSLFGAMLAGVDYILMGAGIPRSIPRVLDQFAKRESAQLKIDVQGALPDQPFYATLDPAEYDLPEAPLKRPAFLAVVSSDILAKTLAKRSESQINGFVVEGVEAGGHNAPPRGPLNLDTIGEPIYGPRDTANLEQIRQLGLPFWLAGSFGRPGKLAEAKELGAAGIQVGTAFAFCEESGIAPEIKARVLDKSRRGAIEVFTDPLASPTGFPFKVLQMEGSVSVPEVYAERNRVCDLGYLRTAYRREDGSLGYRCPGEPVKDYLAKGGTLEETKGRKCVCNGLLSTIGLPQIHKSKTEPALLTTGRDADRIHTFVPSGKSTYSAAELIQTLLAPYPERQKAQCS, from the coding sequence ATGCACCAAGCAACCTTTCTCCCCTCCATCATTCAAGGAGGCATGGGCGTCGGCGTCTCCAACTGGTCTCTCGCCAGAGCCGTTTCTCAAGCCGGACAACTCGGCGTGGTTTCGGGCACCGCCCTTCCCACTGTGCTCGCTCGCCGACTACAGCTGGGAGACCCTGGCGGTCTCATGCGAGAAGCGCTGTCCGCCTTCCCCATCCCCGAGATTGCCCACAAAGTTATAGAACGCTATTTCAATCCGCAAGGAAAGCACCTCGGCGACAGCTTTCGCTCCAACCCGCTTCCCAATCTGGCACACCGCATCGCAAGCGACCTTACGATCGCTGCCAACTTCGTGGAGGTACACCTCGCCAAACGCGGACACGATGGCCTCGTCGGACTCAACCTCCTCGAAAAGATCCAAATCCCAACCTTGCCCTCGCTCTTTGGGGCCATGCTCGCAGGGGTGGACTACATTCTCATGGGAGCAGGCATACCACGCTCCATTCCTCGCGTGCTCGACCAATTCGCTAAACGAGAATCCGCTCAACTCAAGATCGACGTTCAAGGCGCATTGCCCGACCAACCTTTCTACGCCACGCTCGACCCAGCAGAATACGACCTTCCCGAGGCTCCTCTCAAACGTCCTGCTTTCCTGGCAGTGGTCTCCTCAGACATCCTCGCCAAAACGCTTGCCAAGCGATCCGAGAGTCAGATCAACGGCTTCGTCGTCGAAGGCGTTGAAGCCGGAGGCCACAACGCGCCGCCACGCGGTCCCCTAAACCTGGATACAATCGGCGAACCAATCTACGGTCCTCGCGATACTGCGAATCTAGAGCAAATCCGCCAACTCGGTCTTCCCTTCTGGCTAGCAGGTTCTTTCGGTCGGCCCGGCAAACTCGCCGAGGCCAAAGAGCTCGGAGCTGCCGGCATCCAGGTCGGCACCGCCTTCGCCTTTTGCGAGGAATCCGGCATCGCCCCAGAAATCAAAGCGAGAGTCCTCGATAAAAGCCGACGCGGCGCCATAGAAGTCTTTACCGACCCGCTCGCGTCCCCCACCGGCTTCCCCTTCAAGGTCCTCCAAATGGAAGGCAGCGTTTCCGTGCCCGAAGTCTACGCCGAGAGAAACCGCGTCTGCGACCTCGGATACTTACGAACCGCCTACCGTCGCGAAGACGGCTCCCTCGGATACCGATGCCCCGGCGAACCGGTGAAAGACTACCTCGCCAAAGGCGGAACGCTCGAGGAAACCAAGGGCCGAAAATGCGTCTGCAACGGCCTCTTGTCCACCATCGGGCTTCCGCAGATCCATAAGTCCAAAACCGAGCCTGCCCTCCTTACCACTGGCCGCGACGCCGATCGTATCCACACCTTCGTCCCTTCGGGCAAATCCACCTACTCTGCCGCAGAGCTTATCCAGACGCTACTGGCACCCTACCCGGAACGACAAAAAGCTCAGTGCTCTTGA
- a CDS encoding TonB-dependent copper receptor codes for MKHFPISAATLAASITYLNAATAQDASTAKTVDLDPLVVTTTEALNTYTTRFDPTVAIQPLPANDGADSLRHVAGINVSRKGGANGDPTFRGMAGSRLNVVVDGVSTLGGCGNRMDPPTAYVFPSSFDQVTILKGPQSVRHGPGASAGSILFERAPTRLTSSDTQLETQLVYAGHSRRDTSLNALAGNEALYARIQGSWAEANDYTDGSGNRVNSAYQRWNTQATLGWTPSENAALELSYGLSDAQAAYADRSMDGDAYDRETFTLRYAADQFDGALRSIEAIAYHNVADHVMDNYSLREFTPSMMMSMPMVSNPERLTNGASVTAVFDRWQDLDALVGLDTQYNKHRTRNAMGMAVDSYSSLPYTDDAAFEQVGAFAEFNYHLGQNNTLAFGTRLDRWTATDLRSTVQVGMGANSRMANPTAKQKRSDTLASGYLRFESDLDQNGGKASIGIGRSVRFPDYWELFSKESPMSISAFDTNPERLTQIDLGYLATYGDTTLTASLFYAKHDDFILIQSKYPKMMTGSSLSRMATVARNIEATTYGGEFEARYQNDKGWYLGGALAYTRGTNYTDHSALAQISPLELKLETGIRRQNWSAGWLSRLTSNQDRFALDQGNIAGQDAGPSEGFDVHSLHASYRVSENWSLAGGIDNLFDTTYAEHITRSGAQIAGYPQTFRVNEPGRTAWLRLETEF; via the coding sequence ATGAAGCACTTTCCAATTTCCGCCGCTACCCTAGCGGCCTCCATCACTTACTTAAACGCGGCCACAGCCCAAGACGCATCGACAGCCAAGACCGTCGATCTCGACCCCTTGGTCGTCACCACCACCGAAGCCCTCAACACCTACACTACCCGCTTTGATCCCACCGTGGCCATCCAGCCACTTCCCGCCAACGACGGGGCCGACTCCCTCCGCCACGTAGCCGGCATCAACGTCTCACGCAAAGGCGGCGCCAACGGCGACCCCACCTTTCGCGGCATGGCAGGCTCCCGCCTCAACGTCGTCGTCGACGGCGTTTCCACCCTCGGAGGTTGCGGCAACCGCATGGACCCTCCAACCGCCTATGTCTTCCCCTCCTCCTTCGATCAGGTCACCATCCTCAAAGGCCCCCAAAGCGTACGGCATGGCCCGGGAGCCAGCGCCGGATCCATTCTTTTCGAACGCGCTCCCACCCGTCTCACGTCTTCGGATACACAGCTAGAAACCCAACTCGTCTACGCCGGACACAGCCGACGCGACACCTCCCTAAACGCCCTCGCAGGAAACGAAGCCCTCTATGCCCGGATACAAGGCTCCTGGGCCGAGGCGAACGACTACACCGACGGCTCCGGCAATCGCGTCAACTCCGCATACCAGCGCTGGAACACCCAAGCCACCCTCGGTTGGACCCCGTCCGAAAATGCGGCTCTCGAACTCTCCTACGGCCTTTCCGACGCCCAAGCCGCCTACGCAGACCGCAGCATGGACGGCGACGCCTACGATCGCGAAACCTTCACCCTGCGCTACGCAGCCGACCAGTTTGACGGAGCCCTACGGTCCATCGAAGCTATCGCCTACCACAACGTAGCCGACCACGTCATGGACAACTACAGCCTGCGGGAATTCACCCCAAGCATGATGATGTCCATGCCCATGGTGTCCAACCCCGAGCGTCTCACCAACGGGGCTTCCGTCACAGCCGTATTCGATCGCTGGCAAGACCTCGACGCCTTAGTCGGCCTCGACACCCAATACAACAAACACCGCACCCGCAACGCCATGGGCATGGCAGTCGACTCGTATTCGTCGCTTCCTTACACGGATGACGCCGCATTCGAACAAGTCGGTGCCTTCGCAGAATTTAACTACCACCTCGGCCAGAACAACACCCTCGCCTTCGGAACCCGCCTCGACCGCTGGACGGCTACCGACCTCCGCTCCACAGTTCAGGTCGGCATGGGTGCCAACTCCAGGATGGCCAATCCCACCGCGAAGCAAAAACGCTCCGACACCCTAGCCAGCGGATACCTCCGATTCGAGAGCGATCTGGACCAAAACGGAGGCAAAGCCTCCATCGGCATCGGTCGCTCCGTACGTTTTCCCGACTACTGGGAACTCTTCTCGAAAGAAAGCCCCATGAGTATCAGCGCTTTCGATACAAACCCAGAAAGACTCACCCAGATCGACCTCGGTTACCTCGCCACCTACGGCGACACCACACTCACCGCCTCGCTCTTCTACGCCAAGCACGACGACTTCATCCTAATCCAGTCGAAGTATCCAAAGATGATGACGGGCTCCTCCCTGTCTCGCATGGCAACCGTAGCCCGCAACATCGAGGCCACCACCTACGGCGGCGAATTCGAAGCCCGCTACCAAAACGACAAGGGCTGGTACCTCGGCGGCGCCCTCGCCTACACCCGCGGCACCAATTACACCGACCACAGTGCTCTCGCACAGATCTCCCCGCTCGAGCTAAAGCTCGAAACCGGCATCCGCCGCCAAAACTGGTCCGCCGGCTGGCTCTCACGTCTCACCTCGAACCAAGACCGATTCGCCCTCGACCAAGGAAATATCGCCGGGCAAGACGCCGGCCCCTCCGAGGGTTTCGACGTGCACTCCCTGCACGCCAGCTATCGAGTGTCCGAAAACTGGAGTCTCGCTGGCGGCATCGACAACCTCTTCGACACCACCTACGCCGAGCACATCACCCGCAGCGGCGCCCAAATAGCCGGTTACCCGCAAACCTTCCGCGTCAACGAACCCGGCCGCACCGCCTGGCTACGACTCGAAACCGAGTTCTAG
- a CDS encoding plasmid pRiA4b ORF-3 family protein produces MPFYLLRIELRHAHRPIWREVEVPAAIPLSGLHVVIQAAMGWDDAHLHEFVFKKRRFAEPRQEYGGFGDDAEDESDVALGDLLQRVRQKLLYRYDFGDCWEHDVIFKKRVGDKPLSALRCVAGEGACPLEDCGGVWGHESICAFLDGKSEASAAEYEDWVPVDYDPDAFDLEEVNATLGVADGPFDGEVMEEESPAPNHPYEGADAETIAAYRAVLEEGLALRAAEPWNSLWDQDIFCVEDPDTGSVDILSVLGAGDEVYSLHVHRGLVGLEFWRQAMLGELPSDFDATVGLLNVLEVEFVNKSEMEGPDFDLYALTGFPEPKRGRKRWMRLRRHRPRQPCWFHPAAELSELRRGIGLARHYVSLLRESKRRAEFEYDRPHENGGQLPGTLPGLRLKPGTSPEVWENWELARISVDWSKVPPPPSIFEPSEFEWAQCGSFSVVEERWEIGAIYLANVMGADGLVRPLLAAVFALAEGQGPPEPLLSDDPEVTPSQAVWSVFQKYVNSREALPRQLLVTSGIAEKTFAPLRRFGVEIVRVERHEALGGLFAAMARFG; encoded by the coding sequence ATGCCATTCTATCTGCTGCGTATTGAGTTGCGTCATGCGCACCGTCCGATTTGGCGGGAAGTGGAAGTGCCTGCTGCGATTCCGCTTTCCGGTCTGCACGTGGTGATTCAGGCCGCCATGGGTTGGGATGATGCGCATTTACACGAGTTCGTTTTCAAAAAGCGTCGTTTCGCGGAGCCGAGGCAGGAGTACGGCGGTTTCGGCGACGACGCCGAGGATGAGAGCGATGTTGCTTTGGGAGACCTCTTGCAGAGGGTGCGGCAAAAGTTGCTTTACCGGTACGATTTTGGGGATTGCTGGGAGCATGACGTTATTTTCAAAAAGCGTGTGGGCGACAAGCCTCTGAGCGCGCTGCGTTGTGTGGCAGGAGAAGGTGCCTGTCCTTTGGAGGATTGTGGAGGCGTATGGGGGCATGAGTCGATTTGCGCGTTTCTGGATGGGAAAAGCGAGGCGTCAGCGGCCGAATACGAGGATTGGGTCCCGGTGGATTATGACCCGGATGCGTTTGATCTGGAGGAGGTAAACGCGACGCTGGGAGTCGCTGATGGTCCGTTTGACGGCGAGGTGATGGAAGAGGAATCTCCCGCTCCCAATCACCCTTATGAAGGGGCGGATGCTGAGACGATCGCAGCCTACCGCGCTGTATTGGAAGAAGGCTTGGCGTTGCGAGCGGCGGAGCCATGGAATTCTTTATGGGATCAGGATATCTTTTGTGTTGAGGATCCGGATACGGGAAGCGTTGACATTCTTTCGGTCCTGGGGGCAGGCGACGAAGTGTATTCGCTGCATGTGCATCGAGGCTTGGTGGGGTTGGAGTTTTGGAGGCAGGCGATGCTAGGCGAGCTACCTTCGGATTTTGACGCTACGGTTGGATTGTTGAACGTGTTAGAGGTGGAGTTCGTCAACAAGTCCGAGATGGAGGGGCCGGACTTTGACTTGTATGCTCTGACGGGATTTCCGGAACCGAAAAGGGGAAGGAAGCGTTGGATGCGTTTGCGGCGTCATCGCCCTAGGCAGCCTTGCTGGTTTCACCCTGCAGCGGAGCTTTCGGAGCTGCGGCGCGGAATTGGTCTGGCACGGCACTACGTGAGCCTGTTGAGAGAGTCTAAACGGCGTGCGGAGTTCGAGTACGATCGTCCTCACGAAAACGGAGGGCAGTTGCCTGGTACCTTACCGGGCTTAAGGCTGAAGCCGGGGACGTCGCCGGAGGTTTGGGAAAACTGGGAGCTGGCACGTATCTCGGTTGACTGGAGCAAAGTGCCGCCGCCACCGAGCATTTTCGAGCCTAGCGAGTTCGAGTGGGCTCAATGCGGAAGTTTTTCCGTTGTAGAAGAACGCTGGGAGATCGGGGCCATTTATCTGGCAAACGTCATGGGCGCCGACGGCCTTGTCCGGCCGCTTTTGGCAGCGGTCTTTGCCTTGGCCGAAGGGCAAGGGCCACCGGAGCCGTTACTTTCGGACGATCCTGAGGTGACTCCGTCTCAGGCGGTATGGAGCGTTTTCCAGAAATACGTTAATTCCAGGGAAGCCTTGCCTCGACAGCTTTTGGTGACGAGTGGCATCGCTGAGAAAACGTTTGCTCCGTTGCGGCGTTTTGGCGTGGAGATCGTCCGGGTGGAGCGACACGAGGCATTAGGTGGCTTGTTTGCGGCGATGGCGCGTTTTGGTTGA
- a CDS encoding DUF2249 domain-containing protein, with product MKRMIDERDTEVERLDVRPLLAQGESPLGVILDAVQRVGTGKSLLVVAPFEPFPLYQLLAEQGYGYEAKMTDDGSWEILFSPVSG from the coding sequence ATGAAAAGAATGATAGATGAGAGAGATACAGAAGTAGAGCGGCTTGATGTGCGTCCTTTGTTGGCCCAAGGGGAATCGCCCTTGGGCGTGATCCTCGATGCGGTGCAGCGAGTTGGCACAGGGAAGAGCCTTTTGGTGGTGGCTCCTTTCGAGCCCTTTCCTCTTTACCAGTTGCTTGCGGAGCAGGGGTATGGCTACGAGGCTAAGATGACCGACGACGGGAGCTGGGAGATATTGTTTTCGCCAGTTTCAGGTTGA
- a CDS encoding cytochrome b N-terminal domain-containing protein, which translates to MSEKPQAGARGQGILSKVDAAWAWLDGFLGRWLPIELNPLAQSGRAINFCLLVAVASGVLMFIWYSPSVQFAYPSLKDIEGRTLGGVVRGVHRYSSDMMMLLLFVHAFRMFVAGKFFGERWLAWVSGIGLMALVWFIGWTGYWLVWDQPAQQVAVESMRFLDALPIFGEPLGRSFLADALVPSLLFFVVFFLHMLLPLGIAIGLVVHLLRLSRVMLLPQWPLGLSLTIGLIVAAIVYPAPLDSAAAMAEKAEAFTVDAWYMAPLALSLRLQSAGLWVTIGGAIGLGALVPWLFGKRRKKESYQAVVEESRCHSCSQCSQDCPYDAITLIPRTDGKNFPSVAWVDPARCVGCGVCNGSCDSAGVGLQWFSTLSEEKRILNTVALARESGGGDWIAFVAGEVDGGIAQYRKRIWEERLAGYEVFVVPTASWVRSSLVEQLLKRGSKGVLVLRDGRAESASRDGGQWVEDRLEQRRSPEFRPKRAGEGGRWKVLDYTSGDTERVVGAATAFRGGSEAAAGRLRPSFLAGALALIVLMLGILAAAVGPSHLRVTNPASPEPEFVFSFKAFGAYEEVEVLSEEEQEKLPVHMRGRSAVKPKRADVLVTLSLDGQDLGQRRFAAKGVSSDGPAMGQWRLPVVPGQRQVRVEVTRGGEEPLLAWEGTFSARERHVSVLTYEKGEGFVFHGKESDYEKNDR; encoded by the coding sequence GTGAGTGAGAAACCGCAGGCGGGGGCGCGTGGACAGGGGATTTTGTCGAAAGTCGATGCGGCTTGGGCTTGGTTGGATGGTTTCTTGGGGCGGTGGCTGCCAATAGAGTTGAACCCCTTGGCTCAAAGCGGGCGGGCTATCAACTTTTGCTTGCTGGTTGCTGTGGCTAGTGGGGTGCTGATGTTTATCTGGTACTCGCCCAGCGTGCAGTTCGCGTATCCGTCGCTCAAGGACATTGAGGGTCGCACGCTTGGCGGAGTGGTGCGGGGCGTGCATCGCTACAGCTCGGACATGATGATGCTGCTGCTTTTCGTGCACGCGTTTCGGATGTTCGTGGCGGGTAAGTTCTTTGGCGAACGGTGGCTCGCATGGGTGAGTGGAATTGGCTTGATGGCTCTGGTTTGGTTCATCGGCTGGACGGGCTATTGGTTGGTCTGGGATCAACCCGCCCAGCAGGTCGCGGTGGAATCGATGCGCTTCCTCGATGCCTTGCCGATTTTTGGCGAGCCCTTGGGACGTTCGTTCCTTGCGGATGCCTTGGTGCCGAGCTTGCTGTTCTTCGTGGTATTTTTTCTGCATATGCTGCTTCCCCTAGGAATAGCGATCGGGCTGGTGGTTCATTTGTTGCGGCTGAGTCGGGTGATGTTACTGCCGCAATGGCCGCTGGGGCTGAGCCTGACGATTGGGCTGATTGTTGCGGCTATCGTGTATCCAGCTCCCTTGGACAGCGCGGCCGCGATGGCGGAAAAGGCGGAGGCCTTTACGGTGGACGCTTGGTACATGGCGCCCTTGGCGTTGAGCCTGCGATTGCAGAGCGCGGGACTTTGGGTCACGATTGGAGGAGCGATCGGTCTAGGGGCTTTGGTTCCGTGGCTGTTTGGCAAGCGGAGGAAGAAAGAGAGCTACCAAGCCGTGGTGGAGGAGTCGCGCTGCCATTCCTGTTCGCAGTGCTCCCAGGACTGTCCCTATGACGCGATCACTTTGATCCCGCGTACCGACGGGAAAAACTTTCCGTCCGTCGCCTGGGTGGATCCGGCCCGCTGCGTGGGCTGCGGCGTTTGCAACGGTTCCTGCGATTCGGCTGGGGTGGGCTTGCAGTGGTTCAGCACCTTGAGCGAGGAGAAGCGAATTTTGAATACCGTGGCCCTTGCGAGAGAGAGCGGAGGAGGCGATTGGATTGCGTTCGTGGCGGGCGAAGTAGATGGCGGAATTGCCCAGTACCGGAAGCGGATTTGGGAAGAACGCCTTGCGGGCTATGAGGTTTTTGTGGTGCCGACCGCTTCTTGGGTTCGCTCCTCGCTGGTGGAACAACTGCTGAAGCGAGGAAGCAAAGGAGTGCTGGTCTTGCGCGACGGCCGAGCGGAGAGCGCCTCCCGCGACGGAGGCCAGTGGGTGGAGGATCGTCTGGAGCAACGTCGCAGTCCCGAGTTTCGGCCGAAGCGCGCTGGTGAAGGTGGCCGCTGGAAGGTATTGGACTACACTTCCGGCGATACGGAAAGAGTTGTTGGAGCTGCTACTGCGTTTCGAGGCGGTTCGGAGGCAGCCGCAGGAAGGCTTAGGCCTTCTTTCCTTGCGGGCGCCCTAGCCTTGATCGTATTGATGCTTGGGATACTTGCGGCAGCCGTGGGACCGAGCCATCTGCGGGTGACGAATCCCGCTTCGCCGGAGCCGGAGTTCGTTTTTTCGTTCAAGGCGTTTGGAGCCTACGAGGAAGTGGAAGTCTTGTCGGAGGAGGAGCAAGAAAAGTTGCCTGTCCACATGCGAGGACGCTCTGCAGTTAAGCCCAAGCGTGCGGATGTGCTAGTGACGCTGAGCTTGGATGGACAGGATTTGGGGCAGCGACGTTTTGCGGCGAAGGGCGTATCGAGCGACGGTCCTGCGATGGGGCAATGGCGTTTGCCTGTGGTACCGGGCCAGCGCCAAGTGCGGGTGGAAGTAACTCGAGGTGGCGAGGAGCCACTGCTCGCCTGGGAAGGGACGTTTTCCGCGAGAGAGCGGCATGTATCCGTTTTGACTTACGAAAAGGGAGAAGGGTTTGTCTTCCACGGAAAAGAGAGTGATTATGAAAAGAATGATAGATGA
- a CDS encoding SCO family protein, whose translation MTTLAIGSQSLTTRRFFTDTGFPLFLMTATVVYELFLLAIVFAPAESTAWWGGFAEEFKRWCFSYDPRTGGMEYASVVVMLIEPLFIGVIAAFLWRKGLAGLRHRRLSRLDRWSIASGVGIGALVIAGLFLVGRPDPADSEALPFPGSRIRVSLSPPDFVLVDHRGNSFSLDQAKGKVVLLTGVYAMCSETCPDILMQTKGVLDALPDSLKDQVQVVALSLNPEYDTSSLMGRVAEGYGFSYPQFRYLNGDPGMMDRLLQRFGFSRAVDPQTGVVNHASLFLFLDRGGKIAYRLALDERTKAWLSEAVLDLANE comes from the coding sequence ATGACGACACTTGCGATTGGAAGCCAAAGCCTGACCACGCGTAGGTTCTTTACAGATACAGGGTTTCCTCTGTTTCTGATGACCGCCACGGTGGTCTACGAGTTGTTTTTGTTGGCGATCGTTTTCGCGCCTGCTGAGTCCACGGCTTGGTGGGGCGGGTTCGCCGAGGAGTTCAAGCGTTGGTGCTTCAGCTACGACCCGCGAACGGGGGGGATGGAGTACGCATCGGTGGTGGTTATGTTGATAGAACCGCTTTTCATCGGAGTGATTGCGGCTTTCCTGTGGAGGAAAGGGCTGGCGGGATTACGTCACCGTCGGCTTTCTCGCCTAGACCGTTGGTCCATCGCTTCGGGGGTGGGAATCGGAGCTTTGGTGATTGCGGGCTTGTTTTTAGTGGGACGTCCGGACCCGGCGGACTCGGAAGCTCTACCCTTTCCGGGGAGTCGAATTCGGGTGAGTCTCTCGCCACCGGATTTCGTCTTGGTGGACCATCGTGGGAATTCCTTCAGCTTGGATCAGGCGAAAGGCAAGGTGGTCTTGCTCACTGGCGTGTACGCGATGTGCTCTGAAACCTGTCCGGATATCCTAATGCAGACCAAGGGCGTGCTGGACGCGCTGCCGGATAGCTTGAAGGACCAAGTCCAGGTGGTTGCCTTGTCGTTGAACCCCGAATACGATACGAGCAGTTTGATGGGGCGTGTGGCGGAAGGATACGGCTTTTCCTATCCCCAGTTTCGCTATCTCAACGGAGATCCCGGCATGATGGATCGTTTGCTGCAACGCTTTGGCTTCTCCCGAGCGGTTGATCCGCAGACTGGAGTGGTCAACCATGCGAGCTTGTTTCTCTTTCTGGACCGTGGCGGCAAGATCGCCTACCGGCTCGCCTTGGACGAACGCACCAAAGCATGGCTGAGCGAGGCGGTGCTGGATTTGGCGAACGAGTAG